GGGCGTCGAAGGCCGCGTTGCTCTCCGCCGTGTGCACGCCGTTGTCGCTGAAGGGGCCGTAGAGCAGCAGCCGGCCTCCGGGCGCCAGCACCCGGGCACTGCCGGCGAGAAAGGCCGCCACCGTGGATTCCCCCATGATGTGGGCCGTGTTGGCGCTGAACACTGCGCTGTAGGGGCCGGCCGGCCAGGCGTCGGTGGCGTCCACGGCGAGGCTGAGGGCCGGCAGCAGCCGGGAGCCAGGGGCGGGCCGCAGCGATCCCTCCAGCGCGATCCGCTCCTGGAGGGGGGGCACGCCGCTGGCCTGTTCGCTGGGCTGCCAGATCAGCCTGGGGATCTCCTGCGTGAAGAACACGGCATGCTGGCCGCTGCCCGAGCCCACCTCGAGCACGGTGCTCCCCGCCGGCAGCCAGCGGCGCAGCACCGCCAGGATGGGGGAGCGGTTGCGCTCACAGGCTGGGGAAAACAGCATCGCGGCGGCTGGGGGGAACCTTCATGCGTCCAGGCCGCTCCGCAGCGCGGTACAGAAGCCCGCGGCGGCGGCGGCCACATCGTGTCCTTCGTCA
This portion of the Cyanobium sp. NIES-981 genome encodes:
- a CDS encoding DUF938 domain-containing protein, producing MLFSPACERNRSPILAVLRRWLPAGSTVLEVGSGSGQHAVFFTQEIPRLIWQPSEQASGVPPLQERIALEGSLRPAPGSRLLPALSLAVDATDAWPAGPYSAVFSANTAHIMGESTVAAFLAGSARVLAPGGRLLLYGPFSDNGVHTAESNAAFDAHLRSLDPAMGVRDTVELHRLAGRSGLEPLADVPLPANNRILIWSRRG